A window of Magallana gigas chromosome 8, xbMagGiga1.1, whole genome shotgun sequence genomic DNA:
ACAAAATCCCATAAAAATTCAACCATCAGCCATACAGAAGTGAGAGCAGTAAAAATGTATAAGTGACTGAGTAAATATTGAATCATGCTCCGTTTTTAGGGGTACCTCGACAAGACAGACAGTGGTCTGTATAGCGAAACGTATCAGGGTTGTCCACCTCGTCAATATCAACAGCTGAAATAACAGTGCACAATGGCCATAATAATATCTTAATGTAGTGACAGTTGATAATGAGAAAACACTAATTCAGTATCTGCAtggatctacatgtaaataggCATTTGTCTGATACTAGGTAgagtttttcaaaattatttctaatttttaaattagattaaAAGATGAATTCTATATAAACTGACATGCTATTTCACAATTAAGCCATAAAGACCCAAATTATATATAGCTCATTAAAGCCTCATTTTGTGGTGATATggagtttttgttttttaaaaaacttttaggttcaacaaatatatagtgcaattcatattaaataattaaaattgatttattgttaaaaatagtttttaaaatctaataaaaGAGAGTAAAGAGATACTCCGAGTTAAGAAGAGGCCCTGAATATGCCAGATTAAGCAGAAACAGTTCCAAAtcttcattttcttaaaattaaagtaattaaatttcttatttcattACACAGATGATATTCAACTTTGCCAGGCAAGACTCAGATGTGGTGGCAGATTGACCTTTTGATGTAATTTAGCGAAgattatattaatatacatatattcattATATGGCATCTATTATAAATTGCTATGCATTAATtacttattttgaattaaatatatttattcaatctAATGAATATAATTGTCAACAATTTTACTTATGTCAGTGCCAGATGATAAAACTCATGTACATCATGTATACACTTGACTCACGTACTTTACACAACTAGATATGATTCTATATGTATATCAACTGTCTCATAGATACTTTTAAACCTATACAGATAGTACATGTGTTGACAATGacattacaaaaacaaaaataataataacaaatttGGTGTacataaatgaatataattcaTTGGCATGTGACATATAACCTTTGAATATGATAAAGACTTCACTTACTTTTGACGAGCTCTCGTCGAACATCGTAAGAATTTACAGGGGCCGATGCGCACCTTTGTCTTGCTCGTAGTAagctaatgaaatataaatttgaacAGTATGAATGTAAAAAGATCCAAagattattctatatatttataacagAAAGTGTCTACATAACAAGATCCAAGTAACAGGTAAAACTAACACATGATCTACTGTAAGCTTTATCTCAGTGGTAAAACAGTTCAAAGGGAGGAAACTCAAGGAGCTTGTCTTACGTTGTGCGAGTGGGTCGTCCATATTTGAGTTCTTTGGCAGACAGCTGTGAGGTATCGGTGGCTGTTAGATACTGGTGAGGAGAAGGAGGGTGGTAAAAGGAAGAGCCTGTATTTCTTTTTCTGGGAGTATTCCTTGCAGAGGAAGCTGGAGTGACTGAGCGCCTGATGTTATGTACTGAACTGGTTTCACTTTCAAGCTAAACAAGAATCAATATGAGATCAGAATTTTGTCTTCATGCTATAATTTATAATCAATAATCAATTTTACATAATGCAATGTATGCTCATTTATTATATTTGTAAAGCATCAGTTGCTGCCTCAATATATAGATTATGTTCAAGCACATGCATGTGTGatcttatatataattaatataaatattcttgtttgtatatcatatattatcacaatatttaagaaataaactcaatgtctacccaagttatactcgtataacctgggttggggcaatttacgctttataatccgcgaagcggattataaaaaagcgtaaattgctccaacccaggttatacgagtataacttgggtagatattgagttcatttcttataatttaattttctggaatttgctgtacaaattgagtccgttttacttttaaaaatgatataaatctgttcaaaattcaaacgtaacgtcaagtgaattagtacgtttttgacgttggtgcattgtgacgtgtcttgtgacgtgcaaaccaggttatacaaatttaacttaatttttctatccaatcaaatgccgcgttacaaccagaattaaattattacttATTAAACTTCTATCATGAAGAGCATTTAAGAACTTTATATACTAAATAGTATATATTGGTATAGGCCTATGGTTCATAATGCAATTTCTAAATCAATATCCAATCAAAATCTCTTTAAATCGATATTACCTCACATGTTAAAAAGTTGAAAGGCTTAAATTACTGTCAATGGTAGTTTTAAGCATATTAAATGCTTTAATCTTATAAATCACTAAAATAACTATAGGCCTATATCCTTTAATGATTTAAGTACAACTAAATTGGTAGATTACTGATGCAACACCTATACTCGAACGAATCTTATCTACGTAATTATGTATAATTTGTATTGCAAATCACCTACATGGTTGTTTGAGTTATTGAATGTGACGTCTTACTTTGCTGGTACTAAGTAGTCCATGGACATGAAATGGGGATTCCCCGCTATGAGTTATCTCTTTACTGATGTCAAAGGCCCAGGCTGGGGAACCCCGCCCATCAAAGAACTCCTCCCGAAAGAGTTTGTTGATGTCATCTCGAAGCTGAACATGGTATTCAGAGGTTTTGTTAAAGGAATATGGACTTAAAGGATGTTTCTTGCTTCCTGCAAGTTAAAACAATATTGAACTCAAAATAGTCACATATGACACATAAACtcattttaaaacagttaaaaGCACGTGCCTCTATTAAAATTACATGATTTGATTTATTATGCTTGGAAtctaattaaaacaataaaagttcTGCCAAACGGAAAAGTGTTGCTTGATAATTATGCAGAACATACCCCTCAATCCCCCGTGGGGTTTCGGTTGTGGCTCCGTTTTTGTTACACCATTGTCAAAAGTTAGATCCAAGAGGCGTAGGTGCGGTTTTTTGCCGCTCCCTGCGCGTGAGCCTTTATTGATCATGATACGAGAATTCGCTTCATTTTATGCTCTGCAGACATGCTACATCCTTCAGAATATCAGTGAACAATACCATCGCCTTAGATGTCAGCCATGTTGTTGATAGCGTTGTCAATGGCGGTAGCGAAGGTCAAGGGCAAAAACAAGTACTCGATGCAAGTAAGTCGTACCAAGTTTATTCATATAGTGCGAAATCGACGAGATGTCTCAAATTTTGTGCATCATTTAAAGAAAGAACTAAATTGTTGAGACATTTTTTTTGAAACTCAGGCATTTACCTTTGAAAATTAATACCCCATATTTCTTCTTCATTCTTCATGTAAATAataccagggacgtatatacgtccctgataatacatgtaattcccacgtgagaaataatttttctaaaggaaattttgaaaatcccatcgataaatttctaaaaatcctataggaattaGCCTATGTACATTTCCTATAAAAGTTCTGTTATcctgtatgaattttttttaactgttgaaattaattttttaacggTAAaaatctcacctgacaggtaaCGATCATTTCATGCAATTAACTACAAATAATACCATCCTAAATTATAACGCAATTTTTTTGACATGGCTCAGAAACAAAGTGGAATAAAACTTTAATCCATTTACATTCTTTGGTTAAGGCACATgttctaaattataaaatgtgCGGTTGACTGTGATATAATGTACATGTCAGTACACGGAAAATGCTATAGTTTCGTGTGATATATGTGTACGTAAGATTCAACTATTCATTTTGGTCACtccgtatttaaaaaaaaattatatcttttctacgaattgtaaacataaaacaaCAGCAATTAAATGTCCCCCGCTTACGCGTACAATATTTAGTATACATGACCTGggatttagggggggggggcacctcGGCTCACTATCCAGTCCAGTCCTTCGAGGAAAAAGTTAACTAcataattaatatacattttactaTAGAGGGGAATTTCTATCATTAGTATGATAAAATACCCGTCCGGTTGTAAAAGACCTATGTTGAATTCTTGTCTTCTTATCAGAAAGCCCCAATTATTAATCTCGGACAAAAGATAACCTGTTTTCTACGATGCCATGACATACAAGCCCCAATAACCAATCACCATGTTCTTCATTGTAATTGAATTGTCCGTGATTTCTTTAATTACCATTGTGCGTGCGCAGCCACCGCCAGTTGATGCAAGTAAGTTCACCACATTTTAGTTCAGAATAAGATGGAATTATTTTTGTAGGTCTAAGATTAAAACTAACCCTAATCTCACGTGACGTGATCTCACGTATGAAAATAGTTAACGGAAAGTGCTTGATTtaccaaaaatgaaaaaataaaaataaggctATATCCAAAATTCTACAGAAACAAGTTCTCTGAGCATTATATGTATGTGCATCACCTTATTTTCAACAGTATGCTGTCATGCTATGGCCGTTACCTGTCAATCTAATGGAAGCGAAGCaacctagtacatgtataaacaacaaAGCAACAAAGTTAATACACTACTATTTGTTATAAGCCTTAGTCAAATTTAGATGTTTTGTACTATAATGTCAGCCTGTGAACACGGGGTGGCCTGTTCAACATGTTCAGTGCAGGCGCTGAGAACCACGAGCTTTTGCGAACATTGGTAGAATTGAGGGATAGGAATATCTGACGGTACTCAttaatagtatacatgtataatttaaccACTGAACAGGTCTCTGAACTTCGAAAGCaattactttaatttgtagGCGGATGTCCAGCAGGATTTAAACCACATGGAAATCTTTGCTACTTTGCCTCGACATCAGAGGCCAACTGGGCTGGAGCAATGGTATAtctttttttccttctttttttaaaactaatattttctctccatttttctCAATCTTTATATTAGATAATTAAGACTTAATTTATTGTCAATATTGAATGTTATTTGTAGGGTTATTGTCAGTCTATAGGGGCAACTTTAGCTACAGTGAACACTTTGGACGTACAAACGTTTCTAACGGGACTAATTAAAACTGGATATACAAGTAAGGACATGTTTcgatcaatttttatttttattttgttagaaAAGGTGTTCTAGCTTATTTAATTCATTATACACACGTACCAACAAGTGGCCAGCCAAAGAACGGCATGAGGTGtgtcaaaacaaaaaacccagtGATCATTGCATACTTATTTTACCTCTATTTATCAGTTGTATCCAAGTGTATGACTTTCAAAAGGGTTTGAATTTAGGAGGATTAAGTCTATTCTCGGGTccgtagtacatgtacaaaaggagggcgggggggggggggggtggtcaccattcattttttcgaaCACTTAACCAGTTTAGCTTGTTGGTTTTTCGTGGGTCttagatgaatttttttttggggggggggggtccagttattaaataaattatgtaaaaggAATGGCGATAAAATGTGACTGGATTAACTAAACCTTTCATCGATGTTTACAATATGAATACAACTAGAGGCAATATTCTTTATGAATATGAAATGCAAAGTACTACTACTACATATAGTAGTAGTAGCAGCTAGATATATAGTCTTATGCTTTGGCACCTGACGttacacaggatgaatctctacCATTCAGacaactgaaatgtgactgaatgatTAGTGAAAGGTGGCTGAATGGcatgtgccattcagtcacctttccagtcagaccattcagttaacatttagttgactgaatggcagaggttcatccagtgttacatgtaaatatttttctcctatgaaaaaaaatcctaccTAATAATATACACATTGACaatatatgtacagtgtattatTTGATAGGAGTGTGGAATTTCATTGCGAAAAAATATACTTGGTCAGGTAACTTAATCTTATGTTACGAGAACAATGAATTTGATACTTTGCTTATAATTGTAATCAAGATCTGTGTACATTTCAGATTCAACAGTAACACTGAACACAGGGAATGATTATATCTATCATTATCTCATTGATTCGGGCATTGACACCACGGGCCATTACTCCTTCACGTTTGACGTCATGGCCTGTAATGACGCTCACATTGCCTTGTCACGTGACAAGATTGATACCGCGAACACGTACGAGATTGTGATTGGTGGATGGTCGGATTCTCAGTCGGTGATTCGGGACTGCAAACAGTGTGCTCATATGGATACTGCAGCGCATCAGAACCACCCTGTAGACTGTTCCCAGTATCGCTCCTTCTGGGTCAGTTGGACAAATAACATTATCAAAGTAGGCAAAGGGCATGATGTGGGTAAAAATAGATTTCTGATTTGGAATGATACTTCCCCTCATGACGTCAACTATGTTGCTGTGGCGACCGGCTTTGGTGCTACAGGGATATGGAAATTTGAAAGAAgtgagaaaatctttagataaatttttaagtcaaatatttcaattgtatttcttgttAAAATAAACAGCACAAAATCCAAGTCGAACTTGAAAGCTATCGCAGATTACTAGTATATTCTTTTTAAGGTAGCTACATGCCTGGTCAATTTTGGCTTGGGGGTTCAGACCTAGCCCTAGAACAGCAGTGGATGTGGCTACCAGATCAGACCATGTTTGACTACACAAACTGGGCGCTGGGGGAGCCGGACAACCTATACAACAGACAACACTGCGCCCTGATGGACAGTTCCCGCTCCTATCAGTGGACCGATGAGGACTGCGAGGAAAGCCGGAACTTTATCT
This region includes:
- the LOC105324988 gene encoding macrophage mannose receptor 1 → MFFIVIELSVISLITIVRAQPPPVDASGCPAGFKPHGNLCYFASTSEANWAGAMGYCQSIGATLATVNTLDVQTFLTGLIKTGYTNSTVTLNTGNDYIYHYLIDSGIDTTGHYSFTFDVMACNDAHIALSRDKIDTANTYEIVIGGWSDSQSVIRDCKQCAHMDTAAHQNHPVDCSQYRSFWVSWTNNIIKVGKGHDVGKNRFLIWNDTSPHDVNYVAVATGFGATGIWKFERSSYMPGQFWLGGSDLALEQQWMWLPDQTMFDYTNWALGEPDNLYNRQHCALMDSSRSYQWTDEDCEESRNFICQIERNSE